The Cyprinus carpio isolate SPL01 chromosome A5, ASM1834038v1, whole genome shotgun sequence genome has a segment encoding these proteins:
- the LOC109063267 gene encoding centriolin isoform X2 — protein MKRGGNMPKRSPTAGSKCSKNLQSKTVSPNTISWSETEDGGRDDPSDEDKRQYKGTRYITEDLIRRLTKCENLVLVRTLNLSTSMASDKQFRYIENLDKCERLQVLNLSNNRIERIEKLEKLCQLRELHLSRNRIQKIEGLEHMTNLQVVNLAFNQIEHLPVWMAKKLRSLHTINLQSNKIFSLHEITKLKPLKNLTCLTLAENPISSLPHYHLFLIFHLRSLEILDGQPISPQERERAHQRFHMEEVERLEQELELRAEDIAQLQRERTTALEELERQETLNQNLRQQHQEQQRSREELRRELDTNSELTISCSALSSYSMLLSPALKPPHQAPLLDSLCQLKQKTVELTRACQKHYELEQELAFHKIDAKFEPLPFYPDPEVEVEKFSSESPYIGKSRQKRNITFPLETNSMGTQDQKKASSVDPTETDGPGEHDMSRHAQLRAEERLQQLHKEIEAKEQQILKASEELRQLEETVSQRRICEAEKEQLRQELQRRIQRLGEMRGEMEAMEKQLDRLNAERIQAQDEMDQLQNLLHSLDPSDPRHAHVKAQLSKKTQLLAIMSRKHQELESRLDEMITRIHKETQEIKELEQQLTDGQIAANEALKRDLEGIISGLQEYLQGVKDQARRAQLDCRRLQREKDALQRFLCEKELQCTQLEKEALSAKSAQEELQCQQQVLEDLRKENEELKQAQGQVSEYEAELETQLQERDSEATQLKEELGRLRRLSQMEHSALQAELQKERQAKENALAQLQMAADRELENTELLQQVNALQEERDSLKEKVDALQDDLEQVREELLCPESVNKHLEKLRRGIATGQEELSFEDLGEPMNKKFIELQQEVHRVVSAAQRDRDEAQSCQDRLAGEMSSLKERLRKCQERYQSQAAERRGEEAELHRLRKELEDSQEQQYLMLQRLEETEMDRDRLLAELEEQDTQVKAEESQTQEQLESLSLELQALRRSFSSTDRMAAQQLTVAKDKLHSLHSTIEKIHQERAANAVELQSTKIQAAQAIQDLANAEAEIEVLQKHLRDRVRETEGNLHSVPISSIQQQELDRLNQTLKRQQAQTKRLRDQLAQAKAANNGNLEELLEEIGALRETLLQQNNFLSSLGDPLPNTGCWHYVPSNQNAPSFGSQGTQDSGLGSVHPQSPERGQRSGHRANRERRPPVNRGYWVYSPHPHPHGKRDAQMFRDSGRESDIEGVSGTRFMPPSVSAGFTLPDGTAFPPGSFIYSHSVPGLPIGSSTVLYGPPHDGARVVYGPPPSNLTIPLVPSGTLHCNVPGHQDLERDLKNAEHRLREECADRTHSEKEQQALQDKTTDLKQEIKHLRRTVHTLQRHASGLESSLSHAEEEHCILGEVECVEKTLLKRRAELREADRLLLEAKTELKDTGAKTKESVKRYNEARRRLEETERELVEMEQRAQDSATQLVQTKQQLRNLQEEVEELQKRKQDQEHTLHEVEEVLACQDAKFQELNRKMERATLRLETAEKELRKTQSLEVKLLQSCRETEDCLTQRKTELDEVNAQVVLQQEELSLLDRKMEQWRKEEEVMRVSVEKHRQGLLDVLRQGEEDAQLLHQRIQELHVDVQSLAVQKGELDSQLSERKTRLAQYKKEQQKEEESLQNIHSAIKKHKAELKHVLEMVQLESGELEGVKLQHNQKLDQLEKSQETLLQVRGELQRVQQELQEQRGEAESQMNLLEKERAELHSLQQKSLDLQQQTDTAVQERSSLQEQCRNLEARRTHAQRCLEATETRARAAETELLRLQTELDKLQQDQKRAHDLHQEISRDTAALQQQHEEESSRLKKQLVESQTQLDEIREEVKAARRQREELVKQQKEQKAELQEKEEKIRRRQQKLDRLGQQLQELKAEVVMKQTRLEEQEKLVRVQQQESTDLELQHRLRQKKLQSQLQAVESALALRLEQMDQATAAEMDLQRERKQCTALQEQVDKLEQDVCEWDSRLQHAVGETSHLQEAPVSDRTSAEGRQEAQSNHTHTNRQKLQGVEKERVRLQRDLLTVEKAAQETHKQARTLQEQLRTISQELLCLKDKLQSQEEGNTRLCEIKDSVRSVRSQVKVEHDSGLKELESPSSASSDTDSMKENHSSVTLSVGNPAYNTKDEQWRGEALRERLRQQEDHLKVQLRRRMFSQQEALSQRRLQTEGSIQGLRRHVDKLDQLLSNSSKDSYYLSDYEALPKHQKQYSTEPH, from the exons ATGAAAAGAGGTGGTAATATGCCCAAACGGTCACCAACAGCGGGATCCAAATGTTCCAAGAACCTCCAGAGCAAAACGGTGTCCCCAAACACCATCTCATGGTCGGAGACTGAGGATGGAGGTCGAGATGATCCCAGTGATGAGG acaaaagacaatataagGGGACGAGATACATCACAGAAGACCTGATCAGGAGGTTGACTAAATGTGAAAATTTAGTCCTTGTGCGGACCCTGAATTTGTCTACATCTATGGCAAGTGACAAACAATTTAGG tacaTTGAAAATTTGGATAAGTGTGAGCGCTTGCAGGTTCTCAACCTCAGTAACAACAGGATTGAGAGAATTGAAAAACTAGAGAAACTGTGTCAATTACGGGAACTCCACCTTTCAAGGAACAGGATACA AAAAATTGAAGGTTTGGAACACATGACAAATCTTCAGGTTGTGAATTTGGCCTTCAACCAAATTGAACATCTTCCAGTTTGGATGGCAAAGAAGCTCAGATCTCTTCATACTATAAATCTACAGAGCAACAAGATATTCTCA CTTCATGAGATAACTAAACTGAAGCCCCTGAAGAACCTGACATGTCTGACATTAGCAGAAAACCCCATCTCCAGCCTGCCCCATTATCACCTCTTCCTAATCTTCCATCTGAGGTCACTGGAAATATTGGATGGACAACCAATCAGTCCGcaggagagagagcgagcgcATCAGCGCTTTCACATGG AGGAAGTGGAGCGTTTGGAGCAAGAGCTGGAGTTGAGAGCTGAAGACATTGCACAGCTTCAGAGAGAGCGGACCACAGCACTGGAAGAGCTAGAGCGGCAGGAAACGCTCAATCAGAACCTGAGGCAACAGCATCAGGAGCAACAGCGGAGTCGTGAGGAACTCCGGAGAGAACTGGACACCAATTCTGAACTG ACAATTTCCTGTTCAGCTCTCTCTTCTTACTCCATGCTTTTGTCACCTGCTCTAAAG CCTCCACATCAAGCTCCTTTGCTGGATTCTCTCTGTCAG CTGAAGCAAAAAACAGTGGAGTTGACCCGGGCCTGTCAGAAACACTATGAGCTTGAGCAGGAGTTGGCTTTTCACAAAATTGATGCCAAGTTTGAACCTCTTCCATTTTATCCAGATCCT GAGGTGGAGGTAGAGAAATTTTCTAGCGAGAGTCCATACATAGGAAAGTCTCGTCAGAAAAGGAACATCACATTCCCCTTGGAGACGAATAGCATGGGTACACAAGACCAGAAGAAGGCCTCCTCAGTAGACCCGACTGAGACAGACGGCCCAGGAGAACATGACATGTCCAGACATGCTCAGCTTAGAG ctgAGGAACGATTACAGCAGTTACATAAAGAAATTGAGGCAAAAGAACAGCAGATCCTTAAAGCCAGTGAAGAGCTCCGGCAGCTAGAGGAGACAGTTTCTCAGAGACGG ATCTGTGAGGCTGAGAAGGAGCAGCTCAGGCAGGAGCTTCAGAGGAGGATCCAGAGGCTGGGAGAGATGAGAGGGGAGATGGAGGCTATGGAGAAGCAGCTGGACAGGCTGAATGCTGAGAGGATTCAAGCTCAGGATGAAATGGACCAGCTACAAAATCTACTGCACAGCCTGGATCCCAGTGACCCCAGACAT GCCCATGTGAAGGCTCAGTTGTCCAAGAAGACGCAGCTGCTGGCCATCATGAGCAGAAAGCACCAGGAACTGGAGAGCAGGCTGGATGAGATGATCACACGCATCCACAAGGAGACACAGGAGATCAAAGAATTAGAGCAACAACTTACTGATG GTCAGATCGCTGCTAATGAAGCACTCAAGCGTGACCTGGAGGGCATCATCTCAGGTCTCCAGGAGTATCTGCAGGGCGTGAAGGACCAAGCACGAAGAGCCCAGTTAGATTGCAGACgtctgcagagagagaaagacgctCTGCAGCGCTTCCTGTGTGAGAAGGAGCTGCAGTGCACACAGCTGGAGAAAGAAGCACTGAGTGCTAAAAGTGCACAGGAGG AGCTTCAGTGTCAACAGCAGGTGTTGGAGGATCTGAGGAAGGAGAATGAAGAGCTGAAGCAGGCTCAGGGGCAGGTCAGTGAATATGAGGCAGAGCTGGAGACGCAACTGCAGGAGAGAGATTCTGAGGCCACACAACTAAAGGAGGAGCTGGGCAGACTGCGTCGACTCAGTCAA atggagCACTCTGCACTGCAGGCGGAGCTGCAGAAAGAAAGACAGGCAAAAGAGAATGCTTTGGCACAGCTGCAGATGGCTGCCGACAGAGAGCTTGAGAACACAGAGCTTCTGCAACAAGTCAACGCTCTTCAG GAGGAAAGAGACAGTCTTAAGGAGAAGGTGGATGCTCTTCAGGATGATTTGGAGCAGGTTAGGGAGGAGCTTCTTTGCCCAGAAAGTGTGAATAAACATTTAGAAAAGCTGAGAAGAGGCATAGCTACAGGACAAGAGGAACTAAG CTTTGAAGACCTTGGGGAACCAATGAACAAGAAATTCATAGAGCTACAACAGGAGGTGCATCGTGTGGTATCTGCTGCTCAGAGAGATAGAGACGAGGCCCAGAGTTGTCAGGACAGACTTGCTGGAGAGATGAGTTCACTCAAAGAGAGACTCAGGAAGTGCCAAGAAAGATACCAGTCTCAG GCAGCAGAGAGAAGGGGTGAGGAGGCGGAGCTCCATAGATTGAGGAAGGAGCTGGAAGATTCTCAAGAGCAGCAGTATTTGATGCTGCAGCGTTTAGAGGAGACAGAAATGGACAGGGACCGTCTTCTTGCTGAATTAGAAGAACAAGATACACAG GTGAAAGCTGAGGAGAGTCAGACTCAGGAGCAGCTAGAATCTCTCAGTCTGGAGTTGCAGGCGCTCAGGAGATCATTTTCCTCTACTGACAGAATGGCTGCCCAACAACTGACAGTAGCGAAGGACAAACTTCACTCTCTTCATAGCACTATAGAGAAAATACATCAGGAGAGAGCAGCG aaTGCAGTGGAGTTACAGAGCACCAAGATTCAGGCTGCCCAGGCCATTCAGGACTTGGCTAATGCTGAAGCAGAAATTGAGGTTCTCCAGAAGCATTTGAGAGATAGG GTTCGTGAGACAGAAGGGAATCTCCACAGTGTCCCAATCTCTAGTATTCAACAGCAAGAATTGGACAGATTAAACCAAACCTTGAAAAGACAACAGGCCCAAACCAAACGTCTCAGAGATCAACTAGCACAAGCCAAAGCAG CTAACAACGGAAATCTAGAAGAGCTTCTGGAAGAGATTGGAGCACTGAGGGAGACTCTCCTACAGCAGAATAACTTCCTGTCCAGTTTAGGAGATCCCCTGCCAAACACAGGATGTTGGCACTATGTACCATCAAATCAAAAT GCCCCTAGTTTTGGATCTCAGGGCACACAAGACTCAGGACTGGGCTCTGTGCACCCACAGTCCCCTGAGAGAGGCCAGCGGTCCGGCCACAGAGCAAACAGGGAGAGAAGACCTCCTGTTAATCGAGGATACTGGGTCTATTCACCCCATCCGCACCCTCATGGAAAGAGAG ATGCACAGATGTTCAGAGACAGTGGAAGAGAGAGCGATATAGAGGGCGTGTCTGGAACACGCTTCATGCCTCCATCAGTCTCTGCTGGATTTACTCTACCTGATGGTACTGCTTTTCCTCCTGGATCATTTATCTACAGTCACTCTGTGCCTGGCCTTCCCATTGGCTCAAGTACAGTCCTCTATGGGCCGCCACATGATGGAGCCAGGGTGGTGTATGGACCTCCTCCCAGCAATCTTACTATTCCTCTGGTGCCCAGTGGGACGCTGCACTGTAACGTGCCTGGACATCAGGACTTG gagCGAGATCTGAAGAATGCAGAGCATAGGCTGAGAGAGGAGTGTGCTGATAGAACTCACAGTGAGAAAGAACAGCAAGCACTTCAGGACAAAACAACAGACTTAAAGCAGGAAATCAAACATCTGCGCAGGACTGTCCACACACTGCAGCGCCACGC GAGTGGACTGGAAAGCTCCTTATCACATGCAGAGGAGGAGCACTGTATCCTGGGAGAGGTGGAGTGTGTGGAGAAAACCCTGCTGAAGCGCAGAGCAGAGCTCAGAGAGGCCGACAGACTGCTACTAGAGGCTAAGACAGAGCTCAAAGACACTGGAGCCAAG aCTAAAGAGAGCGTGAAGCGCTACAATGAGGCCAGGAGGCGATTGGAAGAGACAGAACGAGAGCTGGTGGAGATGGAACAGAGAGCTCAAGACAGTGCCACACAGCTGGTGCAAACCAAACAACAGCTCAG GAATCTTCAAGAGGAGGTTGAGGAGCTGCAGAAAAGAAAACAGGACCAAGAACACACTCTACATGAAGTAGAGGAGGTCCTCGCATGTCAAGATGCAAAGTTTCAAGAACTCAACAGAAAGATGGAGAGAGCAACTCTCAG ACTGGAAACTGCTGAGAAAGAGCTCAGAAAGACCCAGAGCCTGGAGGTGAAGCTCTTGCAGAGCTGCAGAGAGACAGAAGACTGTCTGACACAACGCAAAACAGAACTGGACGAAGTCAACGCTCAG GTGGTGTTGCAGCAGGAGGAGCTGTCTTTGCTGGACAGGAAGATGGAGCAGTGGAGAAAGGAAGAGGAAGTGATGAGAGTTAGTGTGGAGAAACACAGGCAGGGCCTGTTGGATGTGCTCAGACAGGGAGAGGAGGATGCCCAACTATTACACCAGCGCATTCAG GAGCTTCATGTGGATGTGCAGTCTCTGGCTGTGCAGAAGGGAGAGCTGGACTCTCAGCTGTCCGAGAGGAAAACCAGACTGGCACAGTATAAGAAAGAGCAGCAGAAGGAGGAGGAAAGCCTGCAGAACATCCATTCAGCCATCAAAAAACATAAAGCAG AGCTGAAGCATGTGTTGGAAATGGTCCAGTTGGAGAGTGGGGAATTAGAGGGTGTGAAGCTTCAGCATAACCAGAAACTGGACCAGCTAGAGAAGAGCCAGGAAACTCTGCTGCAG GTGCGTGGGGAACTGCAGCGTGTGCAGCAGGAGCTACAGGAGCAGCGTGGGGAGGCTGAGAGTCAGATGAACCtgctggagaaagagagagccGAGCTGCACTCCCTCCAACAGAAGAGCCTCGATCTGCAGcagcaaacagacacagcagTCCAAGAGAGGAGCAGCCTGCAGGAACAGTGTAGAAACCTGGAGGCCAGACGGACACACGCTCAGAG GTGTTTGGAAGCAACGGAGACGAGGGCGAGGGCGGCAGAAACAGAGCTGCTTAGACTACAGACTGAGCTGGACAAACTACAACAGGACCAGAAACGCGCACACGACCTGCATCAGGAGATCAGCAGAGACACAGCAGCCTTGCAGCAGCAGCATGAGG AGGAGTCGAGCAGATTGAAGAAACAGCTGGTGGAATCCCAAACTCAGTTAGATGAGATCAGAGAG GAGGTGAAGGCTGCAAGAAGACAGCGGGAAGAGCTTGTGAAGCAACAGAAGGAGCAAAAGGCCGAACTGcaggagaaagaggagaagatCAGGAGGAGACAACAGAAGCTGGACAGACTGGGCCAACAGCTGCAGGAGCTCAAGGCAGAAGTGGTTATGAAACAGACAAGGCTTGAAGAACAAGAAAAG CTGGTGAGGGTGCAGCAGCAGGAGAGCACTGATCTGGAGCTGCAGCACAGGCTGAGGCAGAAGAAGTTGCAGTCCCAGCTGCAGGCAGTAGAGAGCGCTCTGGCCCTTAGGCTGGAGCAGATGGACCAGGCCACAGCTGCAGAAATGGACCTGCAGAGGGAGCGCAAACAGTGCACTGCATTACAAGAGCAGGTGGATAAACTAG agCAGGATGTGTGTGAGTGGGACTCCAGACTCCAGCATGCTGTTGGGGAGACCAGTCACCTGCAAGAGGCTCCGGTCTCTGACAGGACCAGCGCTGAGGGACGTCAGGAGGCCCAAAGcaaccacacccacacaaacaggCAAAAACTGCAGGGAGTGGAAAAG GAGCGTGTACGTCTCCAAAGGGACCTGCTGACTGTGGAAAAAGCTGCTCAAGAAACCCATAAACAAGCCAGAACGCTGCAGGAACAGCTCAGAACCATTTCCCAAGAGCTGCTCTGCCTCAAAGACAAG CTCCAGAGCCAAGAGGAGGGCAACACTCGGCTGTGTGAGATCAAGGACAGTGTGCGCTCTGTGAGGTCACAGGTCAAAGTGGAGCATGACAGTGGGCTGAAGGAGCTAGAGTCGCCCTCCAGTGCCTCCTCAGACACAGACAGCATGAAAGAGAACCATTCCAGTGTTACATTATCCGTGGGGAACCCAGCATACAACACTAAG GATGAACAGTGGCGAGGCGAAGCACTGAGGGAGAGACTGAGGCAGCAGGAGGACCACTTGAAG GTTCAACTGCGCAGACGCATGTTCTCCCAGCAGGAAGCTCTGAGTCAGCGCAGACTGCAGACTGAAGGCAGCATTCAGGGTCTGCGCAGACACGTTGACAAACTGGACCAGCTCCTCAGCAACTCTTCCAAAGACTCATATTATTTGAGTGACTATGAAGCTCTGCCAAAACATCAGAAACAATACTCCACTGAGCCTCATTGA